In Pithys albifrons albifrons isolate INPA30051 chromosome 16, PitAlb_v1, whole genome shotgun sequence, a genomic segment contains:
- the LYRM1 gene encoding LYR motif-containing protein 1 has translation MTPATRQKVLGLYRKIFQIARKWQSASGQTEETIKEKEYIKNEAKTLFRKNKHVTDPKLIKQCIEECEARIEIGLHYNIPYPRPIHLPPMGLAHKQGRTLRHQEKLRKISKPIYLKSHDEVS, from the exons ATGACACCAGCGACTCGACAGAAAGTTCTTGGCCTTTACCGCAAGATATTCCAAATAGCCAGAAAATGGCAATCGGCATCCGGACAGACAGAAGAAACTATTAAAGAGAAAGAGTACATTAAAAATGAAGCCAAAACATTATTCCGAAAAAACAAACAT GTAACAGATCCAAAGCTGATTAAGCAGTGCATAGAAGAATGTGAGGCAAGAATAGAAATTGGACTTCACTACAACATCCCTTACCCAAGACCT atccATCTGCCTCCTATGGGTCTTGCCCATAAACAAGGTCGTACGTTGAGACACCAGGAAAAGTTAAGGAAGATTTCTAAGCCAATATACCTGAAATCCCATGATGAAGTTTCATAA